The following is a genomic window from Longimicrobium sp..
CGTGGAGATGGTGATGCCGGGCGACAACGTGCAGATGGTGGTGGAGCTGATCACCCCGATCGCGATGGAGAAGGAGCTTCGCTTCGCCATCCGCGAGGGCGGCCGCACCGTGGGCGCCGGCGTCGTCACCGAGATCGTCGAATAAGGCCGGTTGGCGGGAGGCGGAGCCCCCTCGCGTAAGATACGCGGGCCGGCGCCGCCTCCGCTCTGACTTGCACGACGAACGTCAACCGACTGAGCTGAGAGGAAGTACCGATATGGCAGGCAAGATCCGGATCCGGCTGAAGGGCTTCGATCACGCGGTGATCGACCAGACCACGGCCGACATCGTGCGCACGGCGGAGAAGACGGGGGCCACCATCAGCGGCCCCATTCCCCTTCCCACGCGCGTGCAGCGGTGGACCGTGCTGCGGTCGCCGCACGTGGACAAGAAGAGCCGCGAGCAGTTCGAGCTGAAGACGCACAAGCGTGTGATCGACATCCTGGACTCGCGCCCGCAGACCGTCGACGCCCTCACCAAGCTGGATCTTCCGGCGGGTGTGGACGTCGAGATCAAGGTGGACTGAGGGAGGCGAAACCATGAACGCGATCATCGGACGCAAGCTGGGGATGACCCAGATCTTCGACGAGGCGGGCGCCGTGGTGCCCGTGACCGTCATCGAGGCCGGGCCCTGCCCGGTGGTGCAGGTGCGGAGCCAGGAGAAGGAGGGCTACACCGCCGTCCAGCTCGGCTTCGGCCAGCAGAAGGACACCCGCGCGAGCAAGGCCGAGAAGGGCCACGCGCTGAAGGCCGGCCTGCAGGCCGCCCCCGCGGTGCTGAAGGAGTTCCGCTTCGACGAGACCCCCGAGGTCGGCTCGACCGTCACGGTGGGCGGCTTCGAGCGCGGCGGCCGCGTGAAGGTCACCGGCGTGACCAAGGGGCGCGGCTTCCAGGGCGTGATGAAGCGCCACGGCTTTGGCGGCGGGCGCGCCAGCCACGGCGCCACCCGCATCCACCGCGCGCCCGGCTCCATCGGCGCCGGCACCAACCCCAGCCGCGTGATCAAGGGGAAGCGCATGCCCGGCCACATGGGGGCCGAGCAGCAGACCGTACGCAACCTGCTGGTCGCCAAGGTGGACGCCGAGAAGAACCTGCTGTACGTGCGCGGCGCGGTGCCGGGGCCCGTGAACGGCGTGGTTTTCGTCCAGAAGCAGTGAGGCCCACGAGATGCTGACCGCACGATACTACAACGCCGCCGGCGAGCAGAACGGCGACG
Proteins encoded in this region:
- the rpsJ gene encoding 30S ribosomal protein S10, translated to MAGKIRIRLKGFDHAVIDQTTADIVRTAEKTGATISGPIPLPTRVQRWTVLRSPHVDKKSREQFELKTHKRVIDILDSRPQTVDALTKLDLPAGVDVEIKVD
- the rplC gene encoding 50S ribosomal protein L3, with product MNAIIGRKLGMTQIFDEAGAVVPVTVIEAGPCPVVQVRSQEKEGYTAVQLGFGQQKDTRASKAEKGHALKAGLQAAPAVLKEFRFDETPEVGSTVTVGGFERGGRVKVTGVTKGRGFQGVMKRHGFGGGRASHGATRIHRAPGSIGAGTNPSRVIKGKRMPGHMGAEQQTVRNLLVAKVDAEKNLLYVRGAVPGPVNGVVFVQKQ